The Sagittula stellata E-37 sequence GCCGGGAAAGAGCGACTTGGAGAAGCTGCCGACGTAGATCACGCGGCCATCCTCGTCGAGGCTTTTCAGGGCGGGAGACGGGGCGTCGAGATAAGCCATTTCGAACTCGTAGTCGTCCTCCACAATGACGGCGTCGAGATCGGCGGCACGGGTCAGCAGCGCTTCACGGCGGGCGCGGGGCAGGGTTGCGGAGGTGGGACACTGGTGGCTGGGCGTGGTGAAGATCACCCGTGTGCCTTCCGGCACGAGGTCCGGCGGCAGGCCCTCGTCATCGACCGGGACCGCGTGCACCTCGCTGTCGGACTGGGCGAGGAGTTGCCGCAGCGCGGGATAGCCCGGTGTTTCCACCGCCACGCGCCGCCGCACGGCCAGCAGTTGCGTCGCCAGCCAGAGCGCGTTCTGCGCGCCGAGCGTGATCAGGATCTCGTCGGGACGGGCGTGGATGCCGCGGCGGGGCAGGGTCTGCTGGGCGATGAACCGGACCAGTTCCGGGTCGTCGGCGTCGAACTGATCCTGCGTGAGCGCATCGAAGTTCTTGGCCCCCAGCGCCTGCATCGCGCAGAGCCGCCAGTTGGCGTGATCGAAAAGCGCCGGATCCGTCTGGCCGTAGATGAACGGGTAGCGGTAGCTGGCCCAGTCCGGCGGGCGCTCCATGTCGAAAGCGGGGCCGCCGGCGTAGCGGCGCGGCAGGGCCGCGTCCCAGTTCACCCTGTCGCTGCGTGCGGCGACAGGGCGGAAGTCCGGCGGTTCGGGCGCGTTGTCGCTGACGTAATAGCCCGACCGCCCGCGTGCCGTCAGATAGTCGTTGGCGAGGAGTTCCGTGTAGGCCAGCGTCACGGTAATCCGGCTGATGCCGAGATGCCGTGCGAGGGCGCGGGTGGAGGGCAGTTTCTCGCCGCGCCTGAAGCGGCCGGAGAGAATGCCCTCTGCCACCAGCTGCTGGATGCGTGCCTGCAGGGTGCCCTGCACCCTTGGGGCGAGGTGGAAAGTCTCGACCGGGATTGCCATGTGGCGACGCTAGACTGGACCTATCCGGTGCGCAATCTGGTCCGATACGCGGCGGCTCAGGTGGTGACACGCTCTCCGAAGATGGCGGAGCCGACACGCACATGCGTCGCGCCGAGGGCGATCGCTTCTTCGAAGTCGGCGCTCATCCCCATCGATAGGCCGGTCAGCCCGTTTCGCGCGGCGATCTTCGCCAGAAGTGCGAAGTGCAGCGAAGGCGTTTCCTCCACCGGGGGGATGCACATCAGGCCCGCGACCGGCAGATCCAGCCCGCGGCATTCCGCGATGAAGGCGTCGGCCTCCTTCGGCAGGACGCCGGCCTTCTGGTCTTCCTCGCCGGTGTTCACCTGGATGAAGAGGTCGGGGCACTGGCCCATCTCCTGCGCCAGGCGGGCGATGGCGTTGGCGAGTTTCGGGCGGTCGACGGAATGGATCGCGTCGAACAGGTCCATCGCCTGCCGCGCCTTGTTCGACTGGAGCGGGCCGATCAGGTGCACGTCGACGCCCTCAAAGCGTTCGCGGAAGTCGGGCCATTTGCCCGCAGCCTCCTGCACGCGGTTCTCGCCGAAGAGGCGATGGCCTTCTTCCAGCACGGCTTCTACCCGTTCCAGCGGCTGCACCTTGCTGACCGCGATCAGCTTGACCTCGGCGGGGTCGCGGTTTGCGGCCTTGCAGGCGGTCTCCACGCGGGTGCGGATGTCGTTCAGTCCCATGGTTCGTCTCCCCAGGCGTCCAGAAATGGCGCCAGTTCGCTTTCGTATTTCCGCCACGCCTCGCGTCGTCCGGCGTGAATCGGTTGCCGCACCTGTGCGAGGCTCAGCGTTTTCACCTTGCCCGCCTGCTTGTGGAACGTGAGGCAGGCGTCTTCCCAGTCCAGCCCCGCCGCGGCGATCAGTCCGCGCGATTGTCCTTCCGCGTCGGCGACAAGGTCTTCGTAGCGGATGTCGTGGATCGGTACGGGCAGGCGGTCGCGCCAGTGGTCGACCTGCGCGCGAAACGCCTTGATCTCGGCGGCAATGGCGCCGAGGTCGTTGGCGTAGCGGTGTGTGCCAAGGCGGAAGTGGTTCTTGTAGATCGACAGCGCGATGTCGCGCGGATCGCGATGCACGACGATGATGCGTGCGTCCGGCAGGCCCTTTGCGATCAGGCCGAAGATCAGCTGGCAACGGATCGACTTGTCGGTCACCACGCCGCTGACCGCGCCGGTGTCGCGCCGCACCCCGCGCCGATAGGCCGAGGCCCAGCGGTCGAGGTCGACCGCGTTCATTTCCGACAGCGCAGGCATCTTTTCCGCAGGTCCGAAAAGGCGCACGGCTTCGCGCAGGGCATGCCCCGTTTCGCCCCCCGCCACCGCCTGCGAATGCGCGCCGATGATCTGTTCCACGAGGGTTGTGCCCGACCGGGGCATGCCGGTGACAAAGACCGGGCGCAGGGGTAGGGGCTTTGTGCTGGCGGGCGGTGTCAGGTCGTCCTGCGCGCGGGCATAGGCCGCCCACTCCGTATCGCGCGCCGCGGCATCGAAGGGCGCCAGCCGGGCCTGCGCGGCGTTCGCGGCATCGAGGTAGCCGAAGACGCGGTCCGTTTGGCCCGTGTCCTCAGCCGCCTTCGCCAGCGCAAAGCCAAGCTGCATCCGACCCTGATCGTTCAGGCGCGGGTCGGTCCATAGCTTCTTCATCGCGCGGACAAGCGGATCGCCGGCCTTCGGTTTGATCCCGGCGAGAAGCATCCGGTAAAGTTCGGTTTCGTGCGGGGATTGCTTCAGGAGGCGGCGCAGGATCGTCTCTGCCCCGTCGAAATCGCCGATCTGCTGAAGATACTGCGCCTTGTCCGCCCGCGGCTTGATCGCCTTCGGATCCGCCCTGATCGCCTCGTCGTAAAGGGTGCGCACGCGGTCTTCGTGGCCCAGCCGGGTATGCGCGCGGATCGCCGCCTCGCGCACGGACGCTTCGCCGGGGCGGGCTTTCAGTACGTCATCCAGAGCTTTGGCGGAGGCATCGGTGTCGCCGATCAGATCCAGCGCGCGCGCCATCTGGAAACGGATTTCCGGCGCGCCGCCGGAGGGCATCAGCAGGGGGGTCAGCAGCGCCAGCGCCTCTTCGGGCCGGTCGGTCCGGATCATCGCCTGGGCCTGCGCGAACTGCGCCTTCATCTGCTGCGGGGTCATGCGGGGCCTGCCGTTGTCGTGGACAGGGCCGGTTCAATCAAAATCCAGCGCAAAAGAAAAGAGCGGACGCAAGCGCCCGCTCTTCCCTAAGCCAAATGGCTGGTGTCCTTAGAAGGACATTGCCAGACCCAGCGAGTAGGAGTCCCAGTCGCTGTCGACGCCAGCTGCGGTGGTGGAGTCGCCCACGCCGTAGCCGAACTGAACTGCGAGACCGCCACCCAGGTCGTATGCGACTGCGAGGCCGTAACCGTCGGATTCAGCTGCGGAGCCGTAGGTGCCCGACATTTTGTCGAAGTTCTCGTACTTACCGTAGTTCAGGCCGATGGACAGAGCGTTCATCTCGTAACCGAAACCGATTGCGGTGTGGGTCACGTTGTCGGACGCGATGTTGGAGTCCGGGTCCATTTCGGAGTAGGACGCGCCAACCTTGAAGCCGGAAGCCAGGGTTGCGTCAACCGACAGACCGATCAGCGAGCCGAAGTCGTTCTGGTCCTGGTAACCCAGGCCAACGTTCATCTTGGTGCCGCCGAGATCGCCGGAGTATTTGAAGCCGAGGCCCCAGACAACGTCGTCGTCGGAGTCGGGGTTGACGGACGGTGCGATCGCCTGAGCGTTCGGGTCGTCGTCGATTTCTGCGGACAGAGCGGCTGCGAAGTCACCGAAGGTGTAGGTGAAGCGCGCGATCTGGCCATCTTCGTGACCGTCGAAGCCGGCGTTGCCGTTGAAGCCCGGGTGCTCGGTCTCGGAGTCGTCGATGGAGCCGGCTGCCAGGTTCATTTCCTGCATGGCCCAGTCGAATGCACCGTCGGTGTCGCCCATGTCGAGGCGAGCGTTGCCGTATGCGATCCAGACTGCGAAGTCGTCTTCGGTTTGGGTTGCGATACCGCCGGCTGCTTCTTCGAACTTCACCTTGGTGCCGAAGGTCAGGCCGTTGTCGGCTTCACCGGACATGGTAAAGGTCACGTCAACGTCGGTCCAGAACTGGGTGACGCCATCGGTGTTGGAAGCGGTCGCGTAGCGGTTGCCGCCAACGATACCCATTTCGGCAGCACCGGTGACAGTCACTTCTGCCGCGGCTGCGCCTGCGAATGCGACCAGAGCGGTGGACGCGAACAGGATCTTTTTCATTGTTTCCCTCATGTGTTCAAAGGCACGTACCAAGCCGGTGCCCCGGCCTTGATGAGCTTTCTATGCGCCCCGAGGGTCCCTCTGCGCAACCCGCGCAAAAGGCTCGTCCGTCCAAAGCGGATCAGTGATGCGCAATTGCCACAAAGCACTGGATCGCAGGGCGTTTGTGACATTTGTTGCGCGAAAAGCTGCCGATCGTTGACGGGTTGCCGGTTGCCCTTTGCGCTTGTAATGAGATGCAGGAGGCAGTTCGGATCGGTCACGACAGGGAGATACACCTTATGAGCAAGCGCAGAGTACCCTCGCGGATCCTGCTTGGGGCGGGCCTTGTCGGAATCGTTCTCCTGCAGGCAGGCTGCGGGATGGGCGGCCAGCGCACGCGTCAGGCGGCGGTGAATACGCCGACCAACGACGAGATCCTGGCCGAGATCAACCAGCGCGAAGGCGCCAAGGGCCGGTCGGACTCCTCGATCTTCGACATCTTCAAGCCGCGCGGCGATCAGGGCCAGATCGGGTCGGTCAACAAATACCTGTGGAACGCCTCGCTCGAAGTGCTGAATTTCCTGCCGATCGAAACGGTCGATCCCTTCACCGGCGTCATCACCACCGGCTACGGCACGCCCCCGGGGGGCAGCCAGCCCTACCGCGCCACGATCCTCGTGAACGACCCGGCGCTCGATGCGCGCTCTCTGAACGTGACGCTGGCAACCCGTGGCGGCCCGGCCTCGGCGTCCACCGTGCGCGCCATCGAAGACGCGATCCTCACCCGCGCACGGCAACTCCGCGCCCGCGACGCCCGTCTCTGAACCGGCGCCCCGCACGGCAAGAGTGACAAGCGCCGGCTTTGCCCGGGCCTTTTGCATGTCTGCGCCCGACGCGGCGACGCTGCATCTGAAACGCGCCGCCTGACCTTCAACTTGGCAAAAATACCTGAAACCGGGCGAAGCCCGCAAAGACGCGCCTGATGCCGGCATTGGACGGGCAGGTCGTCCGCCGGCCGGATGCGCTTCAGTCCCGTACCGGACGCGGCTCCAACTCGGTCAGCCGGGCCACCCAGTCGAGATGTTGCGGCAGGCATACGGAGGCGAGGTCATAGTGCTCTTGCACAAAGGCGCGCCCGTTGGCGCCCAGCCGGGCACGCAGATCGGCGTCGTCTAGCAATGCGCACAGCCGTTCCACCAGCGCGTCGCGGTCGAAGAAGTCGACCATCAGCCCGTTCTCGCCCTCGGTCATCACCTCGCGGACCGGTTCGGTGCCCGAGGCGACGATGGCGGCACCGGCGCTCATGGCCTCCAGCAGCGACCACGACAGGACGAAAGGGTACGTCAGGTACACATGCGCCCGACTCACCTGCATCATGGCAAGGAACCGGTCGTAGGGCACGCGCCCCAGAAAATGCACCCGGTTCCAGTCCGGCGTGGCGATGCGGCCGCGCACCTCGTCGATGAAGATCTGCTTCCAGGTCTGGCCCTTCGGCGGCTTGGATCCGTAAGACACCTCGTCGCCGCCAAGGATCACCACATGCGCGTTGGGGCGCCGCTTCAGGATGTCGGGCAGCGCGCGCATGAAGATGTGATAGCCGCGATAGGGTTCCAGATTGCGGTTGATGAAGGTGATGACCTCGTCGTCCCGCGTCAGCGTCAGGTCGTCGGAGACCATGAGCCGCGCGCCCGGGTCGGGCCGGACGGACCGCGTGTCGATGCCGTCATGGGCAACAGTGATACGTTCCTGCCAGTGCTCGGGGAAGGTCGATGCCTGGAACCCGGTGGGCGAGATCCCGGCATCCATGACCTCTTCGTGCAGCCGGTTGTTGAGGTTTTTCATCCGGATGCGCAGCACGTCGGCCTCCGGGCTCTTTGACGGGAACTCCGGGTCGAAGTGCAGGAACGGCTGCTCGGTCAGATGGTAGAGTTCGCAGTACAGGCCCAGGCGCGCGCCAGGCCACACGTCCTTGAGGAACATCGACTCGCCCCAGCCGTGGTGGGCGCAGATCACGTCCGGCTCGAACCCCTGCGCCTTCAGCCCCTTGGCGCCGCGATAGCAAGACGTGGCGC is a genomic window containing:
- a CDS encoding PLP-dependent aminotransferase family protein; translation: MAIPVETFHLAPRVQGTLQARIQQLVAEGILSGRFRRGEKLPSTRALARHLGISRITVTLAYTELLANDYLTARGRSGYYVSDNAPEPPDFRPVAARSDRVNWDAALPRRYAGGPAFDMERPPDWASYRYPFIYGQTDPALFDHANWRLCAMQALGAKNFDALTQDQFDADDPELVRFIAQQTLPRRGIHARPDEILITLGAQNALWLATQLLAVRRRVAVETPGYPALRQLLAQSDSEVHAVPVDDEGLPPDLVPEGTRVIFTTPSHQCPTSATLPRARREALLTRAADLDAVIVEDDYEFEMAYLDAPSPALKSLDEDGRVIYVGSFSKSLFPGLRLGYLVGAAPFIREARALRASVLRHPPGHVQRTAAQFLSLGHYDALVRRIGRALAARRDVMERAIASHGLEVAGKGAHGGSSLWMRAPEDTDTRALGLALRRESVLIEPGAPFFSGRDVPHRFYRLGYSSIPSDRIDEGIARIATAIAGHSPSA
- a CDS encoding tetratricopeptide repeat-containing sulfotransferase family protein, which gives rise to MTPQQMKAQFAQAQAMIRTDRPEEALALLTPLLMPSGGAPEIRFQMARALDLIGDTDASAKALDDVLKARPGEASVREAAIRAHTRLGHEDRVRTLYDEAIRADPKAIKPRADKAQYLQQIGDFDGAETILRRLLKQSPHETELYRMLLAGIKPKAGDPLVRAMKKLWTDPRLNDQGRMQLGFALAKAAEDTGQTDRVFGYLDAANAAQARLAPFDAAARDTEWAAYARAQDDLTPPASTKPLPLRPVFVTGMPRSGTTLVEQIIGAHSQAVAGGETGHALREAVRLFGPAEKMPALSEMNAVDLDRWASAYRRGVRRDTGAVSGVVTDKSIRCQLIFGLIAKGLPDARIIVVHRDPRDIALSIYKNHFRLGTHRYANDLGAIAAEIKAFRAQVDHWRDRLPVPIHDIRYEDLVADAEGQSRGLIAAAGLDWEDACLTFHKQAGKVKTLSLAQVRQPIHAGRREAWRKYESELAPFLDAWGDEPWD
- a CDS encoding porin produces the protein MKKILFASTALVAFAGAAAAEVTVTGAAEMGIVGGNRYATASNTDGVTQFWTDVDVTFTMSGEADNGLTFGTKVKFEEAAGGIATQTEDDFAVWIAYGNARLDMGDTDGAFDWAMQEMNLAAGSIDDSETEHPGFNGNAGFDGHEDGQIARFTYTFGDFAAALSAEIDDDPNAQAIAPSVNPDSDDDVVWGLGFKYSGDLGGTKMNVGLGYQDQNDFGSLIGLSVDATLASGFKVGASYSEMDPDSNIASDNVTHTAIGFGYEMNALSIGLNYGKYENFDKMSGTYGSAAESDGYGLAVAYDLGGGLAVQFGYGVGDSTTAAGVDSDWDSYSLGLAMSF
- a CDS encoding YggS family pyridoxal phosphate-dependent enzyme, with the protein product MGLNDIRTRVETACKAANRDPAEVKLIAVSKVQPLERVEAVLEEGHRLFGENRVQEAAGKWPDFRERFEGVDVHLIGPLQSNKARQAMDLFDAIHSVDRPKLANAIARLAQEMGQCPDLFIQVNTGEEDQKAGVLPKEADAFIAECRGLDLPVAGLMCIPPVEETPSLHFALLAKIAARNGLTGLSMGMSADFEEAIALGATHVRVGSAIFGERVTT
- a CDS encoding glycosyltransferase; translated protein: MKILLIHQNFPGQYKHLAPALVRQGHQVVALTCKVKEPQVWQGVRVVPYAINGQSTPKIHPWLADFETKLVRATSCYRGAKGLKAQGFEPDVICAHHGWGESMFLKDVWPGARLGLYCELYHLTEQPFLHFDPEFPSKSPEADVLRIRMKNLNNRLHEEVMDAGISPTGFQASTFPEHWQERITVAHDGIDTRSVRPDPGARLMVSDDLTLTRDDEVITFINRNLEPYRGYHIFMRALPDILKRRPNAHVVILGGDEVSYGSKPPKGQTWKQIFIDEVRGRIATPDWNRVHFLGRVPYDRFLAMMQVSRAHVYLTYPFVLSWSLLEAMSAGAAIVASGTEPVREVMTEGENGLMVDFFDRDALVERLCALLDDADLRARLGANGRAFVQEHYDLASVCLPQHLDWVARLTELEPRPVRD
- a CDS encoding DUF3576 domain-containing protein, translating into MSKRRVPSRILLGAGLVGIVLLQAGCGMGGQRTRQAAVNTPTNDEILAEINQREGAKGRSDSSIFDIFKPRGDQGQIGSVNKYLWNASLEVLNFLPIETVDPFTGVITTGYGTPPGGSQPYRATILVNDPALDARSLNVTLATRGGPASASTVRAIEDAILTRARQLRARDARL